AATACCTTTATTCCTTTAATATTGATTAGAATGACCAAGGAATATGCTTAATATTCACCTTTAACTTTTTGATTCTCTTTATTGTTttcataaaattgtttaaaatatttaaaaactcaaatagGAATTTCGTTTCAACTAATTCTAAATTTGATCCATATCATAAAATAATGGAATATTccaattatatatgttatatatattcatatctttcattaattaacattaatgAAGTAAATTTGCCAGTAATATACttaatactaatatattttagaattattatatgattcattgcttgtaaaataaaattatgtaataaattaCTAAACTTTAAGGGAAGATTATGccttagaaaaataattatttagttgatatgatatttatatatattaaaaaatatatatttttttaaaaaactacaaaatctcaaaattattcTTTGCAATATGAGATTTTATCTGTTGAGTATGGTCACTTTTTACTTGCTCTTGAGGCGGTGATAATTGGTGGTATCTCATGTTGGGAATGTCGGGACTCTTGTGGATATTCATGGAACGGACGTTTTTACATCCGTCGGAAGCGCAATTTGGTCACAAATTCATCGAGATGGAAGTATGTATctttaaaataagtattttattcatcatctttttagaggttatggaatttgaataataatttttaatatgtgtatttttcatatatatcaaacaaaatattttttttttgttaagaaactTAAAAATCTCGTAATTTTTCCTTGTGATATTAGAGATATTTTAGATAAGATTGCaatcattttataatttgttaaagaatatattatttttaaagaactCTTATTTATATGAGTTTAATCTGAATAATTCTCTGACAAAGTATCTAAATTTAATAATTCCATGTTTTCGTTTTTCATGTTTgaccataatatttttttgaacaaaaaaaaaaaaaagtttgaccatAATATATACGCTTAATGAAGCTCTTAAATCTAACTAAAATATCAATGCAGCTTTTGTACAAACATAAGCAAATCATAAGCCCCGGCTTGCCCCCGGGATGAGGCCCCTCCTGTAGTACCCCGTCAAGCCCAAAAAGCCCATCGGAAAACATAAGCAAATCATAAGCAAATCGGAAAACATAATCAAATGGCccattagctcagttggttagagcgtcgTGCTAATAACGCGAAGGTCGCAGGTTCGAAACCTGCATGGGccattattttgtaatttatatatacccggtccttatctttttcttttggtctaaAACAAATACCTGACTTTTCATTTATATACATTCATACCCGCTATCTTCTAATTTTATCAATTATGTCCAAATTCAATCAGATAGATAAAAAAGGCAAATACAGTTTATGATGTCCGGTCCATAGTAGGGTTTTATAAGTTTCAACTTTGAAGTTCAAGGCTTTAATCTCCTCCTTGTTTGTATTTTGGCTCCTCCTTGTTTAAACTCCAATCAAAATCTCATCTTTGTCTCTGAAGACGAAGCGCATAggattttttcatttatttcaatACGTATTTGTGATTTGTCGTTGAGTTTACACAATCCGATATTGTGAATAGAGAGACTAAGATTAAGCAATGGAAACGGATCTGAATGATTATACTGTTATCAAGGAAGGAGAAGCTGAGATTCTCATGCACAAGAAGAATCAAGTCTTCTTCAATAAAGCTCAGGTTTTTCTAACTTCTCTTCTTTTAtgaatgttttgttgtttcttaagTTAAGCTGAGATATATTTATCTGAATTGGTGCTTCTGTTCCATTGTATTGGCTGCTTTGATctgtttttaaatgttttagctTTGGTTAGACACACTGAACACTGATTCAAATTCAGTTAGCTGATGATGCCTTGCTCTGGAACTAGAATTAGTTTacctttttttgaaaatctagGAATCTCCCAGAACTGTCAGTGATTGTTccaaagtttggatttttatgtgCGTGAGATGAACCAAAAGTATCACAAATTTTGATTGTTAGTCAGTTTTATAGTAAGTAGTTAATTCATGGGTTTAGTCAATGATGTATGCCTGTTTAAGAGTGAACCTGAACTCTTTGCTTTATGTCTATAATGAATGATTAGGTGAACAATAGAGATATGTCTATTGCTGTCCTAAGGGAATTTATATCGAAACGCAAGCAAGAGTATGAAGGTAAGCCATCTAAAAGAACTAGATCAGCTTCTAAAGTGAACGGCAAGGATTCTTCTGATGCTTCCAAGGAAGATACTCCTAGTGAGAACGGTTTGAGTAATGGTGAACACAAAGTAGCATCTGAGGATGGTCCACCAAGCTCTGCATCAAAAGATCCTGCCAAGACAACAGAAGGATTTGCACCTAGAGAACCCAAGCCACCAAAAGTGCTTGAGGTCCTCCTATATTCTTGTACTCACTGTCTTGTTTCATAGCTTGGTGCCTTATTGTGATCTTGCtcttaaaaataactttttgttgCATACTTCAATTTTCAGGCTTTGTCAGCTTCTGGGTTACGGGCTCTAAGATATGCACGTGAGATAGAAGGAATTGGTCAGGTTGTTGCGTTGGACAATGACCTAGGTAAATTTTTCCTTCATTCctttatagatatatttgtaCTCATAGCTCTCCTGTACCTAATGTtgttcctttttccttttaatagcATCTGTCGAAGCTTGCCAGAGAAACATAAAGTTCAGTGGCTCGGTGGCTATATCAAAGGTGGAGTCACATCATACAGATGCTCGTGTCCATATGATCACCCACCCTAAAGAATTTGATGTGGTAAGCATTATTACTTTGTTCATTTGCATATTTTACTAGAGTTGCTTCTGTTAAAGTAATTTTGGTAATAATGTTGTCAGGTTGATCTTGATCCATATGGATCACCGTCTATTTTCCTTGACTCGGCTATACAATCTGTCACGGATGGTGGATTGCTTATGTGTACAGCAACTGACATGGCAGTGTTATGTGGTGGTAACGGTGAAGTTTGCTATTCCAAGTGAGTATTTTATCCGTTCATACACCTTTCTTTTAAACAAGTACCGATGATGCCTTTTCGCTAAACCAATCCTTAATATATCAGATATGGTTCTTACCCATTGAGAGGAAAGTATTGTCATGAGATGGCTTTGCGGATCCTTCTTGCCAGCATCGAGGTCTGTTAATCTTAGCCAAATCCAGTTTTTTACTAAATAATCATTTTCTGTCATTTATTGCCAATTCTCTCAGGTTTCGattgttttcttatgtttcttttttaccttttggTTATGATTGAATGTAGAGCCATGCAAACCGCTACAAGCGGTATATTGTTCCGGTGCTATCTGTGCAAATGGATTTCTATGTTCGTGTCTTTGTCCGCGTTTACACGTGAGTTTTCCTTGCCTAATCAAAACACATTACATCTCAGTTATACAGATTTTACAAAATACTTTTGTTTCGTTTTTGATCCACTGAAACCTCAAAGCTTAATGAAAATTTCAGCTCGGCGAGTGCAATGAAGAACACTCCATTGAAGCTTTCTTACGTCTATCAATGCATTGGCTGTGATTCATTTCATCTCCAACCTGTCGGAAGATCTCTCCCTAAGGTATATGCACCTATAGAGAATTTCACACATTCTCTATTCTATGCAATGCATCTCCTAAGATGATAGAAACTTGGAATATAGCCAATGATTCTTGTTATGGTTCTATGTGTGACAATAGTGTATGTCATAGTTCCCACTTTTTTCGTGATACTCTTGGAACTATCTGAGGTCACTAGTTCCAAAGTAGTTTAATTTCTATCCTGAGACCGTATTTTATTAAATCatatttgtttgctttggtaGAACAACAGTGTGAGGTATCTACCAGCAATTGGTCCGGTTGTGCAGCAGGAATGCAGCCACTGTGGGAAGAAGTATAACATGGGTGGACCAATATGGTCTGCTCCAATGCATGATCCAGAATGGGTGACTTCGATTTTAAGCAGTGTGAATTCCATGAAAGACAGATATCCTGCTTATGACAAGATCTCTGCTGTACTTACTACAGTCTCCGAGGTAAGTTGCTTAGATGTGTGTTCAGTTTTCAGTTGTTGACcgattaaaaatttgattttttttgttatgtatcaGGAATTGCTAGATGTTCCTCTGTATTTGAGTCTGCATAATCTTTGTGCGACTCTAAAATGCATTTCACCATCAGCTGCTATGTTTCGGTCAGCGGTTATTAATGCTAATTACCGGATCTCGGGGACTCATGTGAATCCGCTCGGCATGAAAACTGATGCTCCTATGGAGATTATCTGGGACATTATGCGCTGCTGGGTAAGCTAAGTTGATGATTTTCATAATGTGACCTTGCTTTCATTGTACCTAATAAtgtttttgatggttttttctTGGTTGGTGCCTGTTTTGTTGTAGGTAAAGAATCATCCTATTAAGGCACAATCCCCTGAACACCCCGGAAGTATAATTTTGTCCAAAGAACCATCACATCAGGTTGATTTTTCGCGTCACATTGGTTCGTTGAGCAAGGCGCAGGCGAAGAAAATAGCTCGTTTTCTTCCGAATCCAGAGAAGCATTGGGGTCCAAAGCTTAGGGCTGGTCGCCAAATCACGAGCAAACATGTTTCGCTGATTGGTCATGGAGCCGTTAATGGTCATCTTAATCAACACCATGAAGAacttaaagaagaagatgaagatggagcAGAGCAAGAAGATAACCTCAAAGACAAGGTTGATCTGAAACGCCAGAAGACAACAACAGAGGATATTTCTTCAACATCATAAAACAAGTCAGAGATCACATTTTCTGTTTAACCATTTTTGATAGTACTGAGCGTTGTGACCCATTTGTTCAGATTCTTTCTGTTGTGATCTTATTAGTTTTCTCATTTAAAAATTTACCCTTGTagtgattttaatttatttttggattaaaaataaaaaaattaaagtattttaTTGAATTGAAACCTCTTTCTTATAAATGTCACTATCATACTGTAATTATTTGGaacaaaattacacaaatttACATTGAACACATGTTACACATTAATGgtagaaaaaaattactcaaGTAAATACACCCACATCAGTTACCTGAGTAAACACATTTATTAGTAGCACCATTggttctgttcttcttcttcaacctcagGTTCTAGAGAAGAATCACCAAACGGTTTCATTTCGCTATAAACCAAACCAAGCTCGTCATAGATCTCTTCCCATCTAGGATGAGCCTTATCTCCAACGAGAAACACATGAAGCTCATCTTTGAGCTCAACCCAACTGCAACCAGGCTCCTTCTTAAGCTTAAAGCCTCTCATACTTCTTCTCAAATCTGAAACCTTTTCCCACATTCCTGCATCTGCGTATACATTTGATAAAAGAGTATAAGCTGAAGAGTCTTGTGGATCCAATCTCAACAGAGCAGCAGTTGCTTCTTCTGCAATCTCTACATTGTTTCTATGTATCGTGCAGACTCCTAACAAGGTTCTCCATATAACATCGTCTCCTTCGAACGGCATCTCTCGAATAAGCTCTAATGCTCTCCTGACTTTTCCGGATTTTCCTAAGATATCTACCATGTTCGAGTAATGAGGTAGCTGAGGATCCAAGCCATAATCTCTCTTCATCATGTAGAAGTACTCGAGTCCTTTGTCAATTAGACCCATATGAGCACAAGCTCGGAGTATCGATATGAAAGTTACATGATTcggttttatgttttctactatCATTCTCTCAAACAGTTGTATGGCTTCCTCTCCTTTCCCATGATGTGCATACCCGCAAATCATGGCGTTCCAGGTCACAAAATCTCTTCTCCTTGCCTTCTCAAACATCAATCTTGAATCATGAAGATCTCCACATTTCGAGTACATATCAACGAGGGTGCTGCAGATATACACATCAGATTGCAATTCTTTCTTGATGACCTGAGCATGAATCTGTTTACCTAATCCAGTGGAAGCAAGATTCGCACAGGTATCAAGAACCGTTGCATAAGTAAATTTGTCAGGAGTTATACCCATCTCCATCATCCGGGTAAAAAGCATCTGAGCATCCTCACTTTGTTCCTTCAATACATATCCGGAAATGATTGAATTCCATGAAACACACATTTCCTGCAGTCTCTTATTGTGTATATTTTCAAGCTCTTCCGAGACATCGGCTCCTAAATACAATCGACTATGTATCTTCTCCGCTTCTTCTATCATTCCACACTTTGAATACATATCAATCAGAGAGCATCCAACAGAGGAATTAGAAGTCATTCCTGATTTGACAATGCTGGAATGAATCTCCATACCGTAACCCAAAGAACCACCAGCACAAGCTTTCAATACGCTTCCATAGGTAAACTCATCAGGTTCGATCCTAGAACGGAGCATggagacaaaaagagaaagtgtTTCACATCCTTTTCCGTTCTGTTCATGTGCTGCTATAATCGCATTCCAAGACACagcatctcttcttctcatctcatCAAATACACGAAAGGCTTCAGACAGAGCTTGACATTTCCCATACATGTCAATAGCAGCATTTGCAACACAAACATCTACCGATAAGTTGCTTTTTATCGCCAAACCATAATGCTGAAGCCCCTCTGAAAGACCTTTCACCAAGGCACAAGCCCTGAACACTCCTGATAAACTTATTTCGTCGAAACCAAGACCCGAGGACATGAGACGGTGAAACAACCATAGAGCTTTAAAACCATGTTCTTCCTGCGAATAACCAGTAATCATTGCGTTATAAGATTGTCTATTAAGATTTTCTGACTTGTCAAACAAAATTTGAGCATCTTGCATATTATCACACTTTGCGTACATATCCAACGTTGCCGTCCTCACTATACCATCTGTTGCAAAATCTGACTTTAAGGCATGAGCATGTAACTGACCACCTAATCTCAATTCGGATAACGCAGCACATGACCTCAAGACGCTAGCGTAAATTGACTGGCTCACTCCAGCATTTACCTTTTGCATCTCCTTAAAAAACTTCAAAGCAAGGGACAACAAGTTATTCTGAACACAGCCAGCGATTATAGCACTCCAAGAGACAGAGTTCTTATCCGGAATACCTTGAAACACTCTAAGAGACTCGTAAAATCTCTTACCTTTTGCATACATATCCAACAAAGCACTTGCAGCAACCACATCAGTATCACAACCCACTTGAACAATAACCCCATGAATCTGCATTCCTAAACTGGTTTCTTCTAAAAAGGAACACACTTTAAGTATGATTGCAAAAGTTCTACCATCAAACTCAATACCTGCCCTCCCCATGTCAAGGAAAATCTCAATAGATTTCAAACTCTCACCGTTCTGTAGATACCCAGAAAGCATTGAGTTCCACGACACGACATCTCTCACAGGCATCATATCGAAGAAAGAACTCGCTTTAGCCATGTCATTACTCTTGGCGTAACCATTGATCATTTTGttccaagaaacaacatctcTCAGCGGCATTTTGTCGAACACCATAGAAGCAGACACGAAATCTCGAGAATTTGTGTAAACTTGAAGCAAACAATTCAGCACGAACGTAGTCGGACGAAACCCAGATAAGATCATATGAGCATGAGCTTGCTTTCCCAGCTCTAACGCTCCTTGCTTGGCACATTCCTTGAAAACAAAGGAAAAGTTGGTCGTGCTAGCTGAGTTCACTTGAGTCACAAAATCcgtaaaataagaaaaggttGGAACTCTTCGGTATGAAATTTTCTCTGGAAGAAATCGTTTGAATGAAACCACTGCTTTGGTCATATGCAAGAATCGGAGATACTCTGCCATGAGTCATAAACCTCAGCCGTGGTATCTATGGCGGGATTGAAACGATTACAActgattcggttcggtttaatcggtctaaaaataatgtaaaccGACTGAAACCGAATATCAATTAGCCTGCAACCCAACCGGATTAATATaattagatattattattaagcCTAATCTCATCATATGTGTTAAATACCAAATTACtaattcacaatttttttttttgtttttttttttccacggttattaaataactaactaaatatttataaataaataataataaaaaaaatcgattCTTCTTCGTtccataacaattaaaataatgtCGGTTCATGATCCTGGATACAACTTGGTCTGCACTTCGAGAATTTGTACTCCATGTTAGGTTATATCTTGTCTCTGGAATCAAATgtgggtttgtgtttttttgttataaggACTTCAAATTTAATGTgtttttattggatttttttgtatgaatgtggTTGCCTTCCTTTTTTGCTTGACCTAACTAATATTGTTAagtttaaaaaagaataaaaataatgagTAAATGCTAttaatgtaaagaaaaaaatacatgtatatattgtgcaagtaattaattttgagaTACGTTTTGTAAAATGATCAATATAAAatacatgaatatatatgtttttggttaatataagtatgtatatactaaatatattaaattaaagtaaACTATGTGGGCTTTGTATTACCAAAATTCATCTAAAGGAAGTGTAGACATAGTACACATATATAGCTAGTAACAaattattcttttgttaaatttaattaattttgagatatgtttttttaaaaatgatcaatataaaatacattaatatatatttttttggttaatataagtacatatatatgtaatggactaaatatattaaaattaagtaAACTATGTGGGCTTTGTAGTTTGTATTACCAAAATTCATCTAAACAAAGTGTAGACATATATAGCTAGTTACTAATTacttaaaactttttattttgtaaattagatgattaatctttttgtaaaatataatatacataagatttaaagttatacatttattttgttaaacattatatattccCTTTATTTTTAGTGcaccaaaatccaaaatgtTGATTTAAATATTATCATGAATTTAGGGGCCAGTCATGAATTACTTCTAACATGAACATTATGAGTAAgttattctattttgattttcttgcaATCATTGAATCTTTGCCacaagtaataataataaaggagtttataattgtattattatttgttacaCAAAAGGTCCCTAAATTTCGAATTTCCTTATCCAGTCAAATATGATCGCGTCTCCACCTTACCCTTCTTATTAGGACTAGGAATTTTATGTGCTTAGTCCAGGCCTGATCTAAATTCAAGGCCCAATCGTGTCCTTTCTTTTGTATAGTGTCCGAagccaaaataaataataaacgaaaaatataaataccttggtttttttttttttttttttttttttacaacaaaaaccTTGTTCATAACCTAAATCCCTAGATCTGGAAAATATCTTTCGAGGGTCGGAAACCGTAGCCAGCCGCTCTTCTAAACCGTAACCATGGAAGGATCCACCGTGAAAGTAATCTTCTTAATTCTCTTTATGGATTTCTTCTTACGCACTCTTCTTTAATTANNNNNNNNNNNNNNNNNNNNNNNNNNNNNNNNNNNNNNNNNNNNNNNNNNNNNNNNNNNNNNNNNNNNNNNNNNNNNNNNNNNNNNNNNNNNNNNNNNNNNNNNNNNNNNNNNNNNNNNNNNNNNNNNNNNNNNNNNNNNNNNNNNNNNNNNNNNNNNNNNNNNNNNNNNNNNNNNNNNNNNNNNNNNNNNNNNNNNNNNNNNNNNNNNNNNNNNNNNNNNNNNNNNNNNNNNNNNNNNNNNNNNNNNNNNNNNNNNNNNNNNNNNNNNNNNNNNNNNNNNNNNNNNNNNNNNNNNNNNNNNNNNNNNNNNNNNNNNNNNNNNNNNNNNNNNNNNNNNNNNNNNNNNNNNNNNNNNNNNNNNNNNNNNNNNNNNNNNNNNNNNNNNNNNNNNNNNNNNNNNNNNNNNNNNNNNNNNNNNNNNNNNNNNNNNNNNNNNNNNNNNNNNNNNNNNNNNNNNNNNNNNNNNNNNNNNNNNNNNNNNNNNNNNNNNNNNNNNNNNNNNNNNNNNNNNNNNNNNNNNNNNNNNNNNNNNNNNNNNNNNNNNNNNNNNNNNNNNNNNNNNNNNNNNNNNNNNNNNNNNNNNNNNNNNNNNNNNNNNNNNNNNNNNNNNNNNNNNNNNNNNNNNNNNNNNNNNNNNNNNNNNNNNNNNNNNNNNNNNNNNNNNNNNNNNNNNNNNNNNNNNNNNNNNNNNNNNNNNNNNNNNNNNNNNNNNNNNNNNNNNNNNNNNNNNNNNNNNNNNNNNNNNNNNNNNNNNNNNNNNNNNNNNNNNNNNNNNNNNNNNNNNNNNNNNNNNNNNNNNNNNNNNNNNNNNNNNNNNNNNNNNNNNNNNNNNNNNNNNNNNNNNNNNNNNNNNNNNNNNNNNNNNNNNNNNNNNNNNNNNNNNNNNNNNNNNNNNNNNNNNNNNNNNNNNNNNNNNNNNNNNNNNNNNNNNNNNNNNNNNNNNNNNNNNNNNNNNNNNNNNNNNNNNNNNNNNNNNNNNNNNNNNNNNNNNNNNNNNNNNNNNNNNNNNNNNNNNNNNNNNNNNNNNNNNNNNNNNNNNNNNNNNNNNNNNNNNNNNNNNNNNNNNNNNNNNNNNNNNNNNNNNNNNNNNNNNNNNNNNNNNNNNNNNNNNNNNNNNNNNNNNNNNNNNNNNNNNNNNNNNNNNNNNNNNNNNNNNNNNNNNNNNNNNNNNNNNNNNNNNNNNNNNNNNNNNNNNNNNNNNNNNNNNNNNNNNNNNNNNNNNNNNNNNNNNNNNNNNNNNNNNNNNNNNNNNNNNNNNNNNNNNNNNNNNNNNNNNNNNNNNNNNNNNNNNNNNNNNNNNNNNNNNNNNNNNNNNNNNNNNNNNNNNNNNNNNNNNNNNNNNNNNNNNNNNNNNNNNNNNNNNNNNNNNNNNNNNNNNNNNNNNNNNNNNNNNNNNNNNNNNNNNNNNNNNNNNNNNNNNNNNNNNNNNNNNNNNNNNNNNNNNNNNNNNNNNNNNNNNNNNNNNNNNNNNNNNNNNNNNNNNNNNNNNNNNNNNNNNNNNNNNNNNNNNNNNNNNNNNNNNNNNNNNNNNNNNNNNNNNNNNNNNNNNNNNNNNNNNNNNNNNNNNNNNNNNNNNNNNNNNNNNNNNNNNNNNNNNNNNNNNNNNNNNNNNNNNNNNNNNNNNNNNNNNNNNNNNNNNNNNNNNNNNNNNNNNNNNNNNNNNNNNNNNNNNNNNNNNNNNNNNNNNNNNNNNNNNNNNNNNNNNNNNNNNNNNNNNNNNNNNNNNNNNNNNNNNNNNNNNNNNNNNNNNNNNNNNNNNNNNNNNNNNNNNNNNNNNNNNNNNNNNNNNNNNNNNNNNNNNNNNNNNNNNNNNNNNNNNNNNNNNNNNNNNNNNNNNNNNNNNNNNNNNNNNNNNNNNNNNNNNNNNNNNNNNNNNNNNNNNNNNNNNNNNNNNNNNNNNNNNNNNNNNNNNNNNNNNNNNNNNNNNNNNNNNNNNNNNNNNNNNNNNNNNNNNNNNNNNNNNNNNNNNNNNNNNNNNNNNNNNNNNNNNNNNNNNNNNNNNNNNNNNNNNNNNNNNNNNNNNNNNNNNNNNNNNNNNNNNNNNNNNNNNNNNNNNNNNNNNNNNNNNNNNNNNNNNNNNNNNNNNNNNNNNNNNNNNNNNNNNNNNNNNNNNNNNNNNNNNNNNNNNNNNNNNNNNNNNNNNNNNNNNNNNNNNNNNNNNNNNNNNNNNNNNNNNNNNNNNNNNNNNNNNNNNNNNNNNNNNNNNNNNNNNNNNNNNNNNNNNNNNNNNNNNNNNNNNNNNNNNNNNNNNNNNNNNNNNNNNNNNNNNNNNNNNNNNNNNNNNNNNNNNNNNNNNNNNNNNNNNNNNNNNNNNNNNNNNNNNNNNNNNNNNNNNNNNNNNNNNNNNNNNNNNNNNNNNNNNNNNNNNNNNNNNNNNNNNNNNNNNNNNNNNNNNNNNNNNNNNNNNNNNNNNNNNNNNNNNNNNNNNNNNNNNNNNNNNNNNNNNNNNNNNNNNNNNNNNNNNNNNNNNNNNNNNNNNNNNNNNNNNNNNNNNNNNNNNNNNNNNNNNNNNNNNNNNNNNNNNNNNNNTTGTTGTTTGTCTATGAATTGTTTCATCACAAGAAGggaagaaaaatatttggagTAGTATTATAATTTCTGAttacatctttttttctttgtatgtaCCTGAATCTGATTAGGGGTTTGAATTTATCGATAGTAGTGATGCATCAGACATCCCAAGACAACGGTAATTATtgattctctattttttattttttattttttacgtttttttttttggtgcggAGATGtacaaagtatatattttgtttgtcgAATTGTTATTGCAGTGGGATTAGCAGTATTTGCGTCGAGGGATTTGACACTTCGCTTTATGCGTGTGAGGTCGAGCTTGCGTTGACAAAACACTTCTCTTCATGCGGAAAGGTCACATATGTTAATGTCCGCAGAAACTATGCAAAGGGTACCCTCcacaggtttgtttgtttgtttctgttctggctaattaataaattcttgCTTCGATAATTCCACCGAACTAATTGTTTTCCATCGGTGTGTTTCGTAACAGACATACCTACATCAATATTTACGGA
The Camelina sativa cultivar DH55 chromosome 15, Cs, whole genome shotgun sequence DNA segment above includes these coding regions:
- the LOC104744301 gene encoding probable tRNA (guanine(26)-N(2))-dimethyltransferase 2 — translated: METDLNDYTVIKEGEAEILMHKKNQVFFNKAQVNNRDMSIAVLREFISKRKQEYEGKPSKRTRSASKVNGKDSSDASKEDTPSENGLSNGEHKVASEDGPPSSASKDPAKTTEGFAPREPKPPKVLEALSASGLRALRYAREIEGIGQVVALDNDLASVEACQRNIKFSGSVAISKVESHHTDARVHMITHPKEFDVVDLDPYGSPSIFLDSAIQSVTDGGLLMCTATDMAVLCGGNGEVCYSKYGSYPLRGKYCHEMALRILLASIESHANRYKRYIVPVLSVQMDFYVRVFVRVYTSASAMKNTPLKLSYVYQCIGCDSFHLQPVGRSLPKNNSVRYLPAIGPVVQQECSHCGKKYNMGGPIWSAPMHDPEWVTSILSSVNSMKDRYPAYDKISAVLTTVSEELLDVPLYLSLHNLCATLKCISPSAAMFRSAVINANYRISGTHVNPLGMKTDAPMEIIWDIMRCWVKNHPIKAQSPEHPGSIILSKEPSHQVDFSRHIGSLSKAQAKKIARFLPNPEKHWGPKLRAGRQITSKHVSLIGHGAVNGHLNQHHEELKEEDEDGAEQEDNLKDKVDLKRQKTTTEDISSTS
- the LOC104744300 gene encoding pentatricopeptide repeat-containing protein At3g02330, coding for MAEYLRFLHMTKAVVSFKRFLPEKISYRRVPTFSYFTDFVTQVNSASTTNFSFVFKECAKQGALELGKQAHAHMILSGFRPTTFVLNCLLQVYTNSRDFVSASMVFDKMPLRDVVSWNKMINGYAKSNDMAKASSFFDMMPVRDVVSWNSMLSGYLQNGESLKSIEIFLDMGRAGIEFDGRTFAIILKVCSFLEETSLGMQIHGVIVQVGCDTDVVAASALLDMYAKGKRFYESLRVFQGIPDKNSVSWSAIIAGCVQNNLLSLALKFFKEMQKVNAGVSQSIYASVLRSCAALSELRLGGQLHAHALKSDFATDGIVRTATLDMYAKCDNMQDAQILFDKSENLNRQSYNAMITGYSQEEHGFKALWLFHRLMSSGLGFDEISLSGVFRACALVKGLSEGLQHYGLAIKSNLSVDVCVANAAIDMYGKCQALSEAFRVFDEMRRRDAVSWNAIIAAHEQNGKGCETLSLFVSMLRSRIEPDEFTYGSVLKACAGGSLGYGMEIHSSIVKSGMTSNSSVGCSLIDMYSKCGMIEEAEKIHSRLYLGADVSEELENIHNKRLQEMCVSWNSIISGYVLKEQSEDAQMLFTRMMEMGITPDKFTYATVLDTCANLASTGLGKQIHAQVIKKELQSDVYICSTLVDMYSKCGDLHDSRLMFEKARRRDFVTWNAMICGYAHHGKGEEAIQLFERMIVENIKPNHVTFISILRACAHMGLIDKGLEYFYMMKRDYGLDPQLPHYSNMVDILGKSGKVRRALELIREMPFEGDDVIWRTLLGVCTIHRNNVEIAEEATAALLRLDPQDSSAYTLLSNVYADAGMWEKVSDLRRSMRGFKLKKEPGCSWVELKDELHVFLVGDKAHPRWEEIYDELGLVYSEMKPFGDSSLEPEVEEEEQNQWCY